The following proteins are co-located in the Triplophysa dalaica isolate WHDGS20190420 chromosome 2, ASM1584641v1, whole genome shotgun sequence genome:
- the LOC130410121 gene encoding early growth response protein 4, protein MLNNMDLNSQDSFYSQFENCNSSAIGMETHGSKDSQDAFVDSGRTAPTQFAHGAPITPKTEPTSTDQYNSCHGPKQSYATSLAYSGSFYVETSQGTPCSTETLLNMITEIVGISTTPVSDARQCADGTMIGTPSTVPTGSSSFGDEAVQRQASTCSIGSATPPLYSPGQAGHSYPDSQTTTQAQDSAASHLNFCSSAQASTHDAEPLSESATFPVVIKNEFESSCYEWGTFNKSDNYLDAGFQSEAFAMSNSFSTDQQVDVKELLDSYSPMCPNPEIEFKVEGTLKQEQCFGDTCTQGFNTTMFNYSAPVMDIQSNSLLKPTVFPNIDLQSSCDTTYSTSTIDSVLYSSLLPESFSQTYTRAQKPNRARKSPASSTGPAKEKPFSCPMETCDRRFSRSDELNRHIRIHTGHKPFQCRICLRSFSRSDHLTTHTRTHTGEKPFSCDVCGKRFARSDERKRHGRVHLKQKEKMELKPQVVNSWPFTLPEAI, encoded by the exons ATGCTAAACAACATGGATTTAAACTCTCAAGATTCTTTCTACTCTCAGTTTGAAAACTGTAACAGTTCTGCTATCGGCATGGAAACTCACGGCTCGAAAGACAGCCAGGATGCCTTCGTGGACTCTGGAAGGACAGCACCTACCCAGTTTGCACACG GTGCACCTATTACCCCCAAAACAGAGCCCACCAGTACAGACCAGTACAACTCTTGTCACGGTCCTAAACAAAGCTACGCAACCTCCTTGGCTTACTCAGGCAGTTTCTACGTGGAAACATCTCAAGGAACGCCGTGCAGCACGGAAACATTGCTCAACATGATCACCGAAATCGTAGGCATCTCAACAACCCCCGTGTCGGACGCCCGTCAGTGCGCGGACGGTACGATGATTGGCACTCCTTCCACTGTGCCCACTGGCAGTAGCAGTTTTGGCGACGAGGCGGTCCAGAGACAGGCCTCCACGTGCTCGATCGGCAGCGCCACCCCGCCGCTGTATTCCCCGGGACAGGCAGGCCACAGCTACCCAGACTCCCAGACCACCACGCAGGCCCAGGACTCTGCTGCATCGCACCTGAACTTTTGCTCTTCCGCGCAGGCTTCGACCCATGACGCGGAGCCGCTGTCAGAAAGCGCCACGTTCCCTGTggtgataaaaaatgaattcgAGAGCAGCTGTTATGAGTGGGGAACTTTTAATAAGTCGGATAACTACCTGGATGCTGGCTTTCAGTCAGAGGCATTCGCAATGTCCAATAGTTTTTCAACCGATCAACAGGTGGACGTGAAAGAGCTTTTGGACTCCTACTCTCCCATGTGCCCAAACCCAGAGATTGAATTCAAAGTGGAAGGCACCCTAAAACAAGAGCAGTGCTTTGGAGATACTTGCACACAAGGTTTTAACACCACCATGTTTAACTACTCCGCTCCAGTGATGGATATCCAATCCAACAGTCTTTTGAAACCCACCGTATTTCCAAATATTGACCTCCAGTCTAGCTGTGACACAACTTACTCGACCTCAACGATAGACTCAGTCTTGTATTCATCTTTATTACCAGAGTCCTTTAGTCAAACTTACACACGGGCTCAGAAACCTAATAGAGCGAGAAAGAGCCCTGCCTCATCCACCGGGCCCGCGAAGGAGAAACCCTTCTCGTGTCCCATGGAGACCTGCGACCGTCGATTCTCTCGATCGGATGAGCTCAACAGGCACATCCGCATCCACACGGGACACAAACCTTTTCAGTGCCGCATCTGTTTGCGAAGCTTCAGCAGAAGCGACCATCTGACCACGCACACGCGCACTCACACGGGTGAAAAACCTTTTTCTTGTGATGTCTGCGGCAAACGCTTTGCCAGGAGCGACGAGAGAAAACGGCACGGCCGCGTGCACCtcaaacagaaagaaaagatgGAGTTGAAGCCACAAGTTGTTAATTCATGGCCGTTTACTTTGCCCGAAGCCATTTGA
- the mogs gene encoding mannosyl-oligosaccharide glucosidase → MTKRRKRLLTGDGVPSPREEKAPAPPRREKKNKTDIGKVFINISIGLCIFSLIWFFYALYMRSALAKRVVSLHPSPRVLNVNSSSPAVSPERFWGSHRPHVYFGMKTRSPRSVVTGLMWMRQFADVDGNLRHTCEQGDRLQGYGWLMHDGVSFGVQEIHDRDFTLTTEFVKRMGGDHGGDWTWRITAKQHSSAVTAPVISLMFYAATDVQGSLQAHVEEKNHLSSVTGTSEELGNFKITFGKPTAGEGAAGKYAKFNYLKTRSPGLDKLTDIAKNSLNHKFIFSPPKGEKRSYFALDSHKVTTHHNQQHDPKMESDFVVHQVTVQTPFQIEVLFESGSFRDRPNQLAGSVLTDELERRKVAFDEKFEGTFGLQAKEFTSSQIKFAKAAFSNMLGGMGYFYGQSVVQSVYNEHPLLYPESPLFTAVPSRSFFPRGFLWDEGFHQLLLSKWDPPLSLEVIAHWLDLINVEGWIPREQILDDEARSKVPSEFIVQHNENANPPTLFLVLQQLVEQLQTDPDRLSSHLPVLRRLYPRLQTWFEWFNTTQAGPVANSYRWRGRDKDTNLFLNPKTLTSGLDDYPRASHPSSEERHVDLYCWMALASGIMENVARILGEPHKVYENTHLTLSNNELLNELHWSDSLQAFSDYGNHTQAVSLQQEKVYVPPGQPRHQFPVTRLVRSVRRAPKLQYVNALGYVSLFPFLLHILTPDSPKLEHILRDIQDPERLWTSYGLRSLSRADPLYMKRNTEHDAPYWRGPIWININYLAVRALHHYGNIEGPYKEKASAIYQELRTNLIQNVYKQYLETGYIWEQYSDSTGRGQGSHPFTGWSALTVLIMAEKY, encoded by the exons ATGACTAAGCGGCGTAAGAGGTTATTGACAGGTGATGGAGTGCCTAGTCCAAGAGAAGAAAAAGCACCTGCTCCACCAcgcagagaaaagaaaaataaaactgacatCGGAAAGGTGTTCATCAATATATCCATCGGTTTGTGCATCTTCAGCCTCATCTGGTTTTTCTATGCTCTTTATATGCGTTCAGCCTTGGCCAAGAGGGTCGTATCCTTGCACCCATCTCCACGGGTTCTGAATGTAAATAGCTCAAGTCCTGCTGTGTCTCCAGAGAGATTTTGGGGTTCACACCGCCCCCATGTGTACTTTGGAATGAAAACAAGAAGTCCCAGATCTGTTGTAACAG gtTTAATGTGGATGCGTCAGTTTGCTGATGTTGATGGAAATTTGAGACACACTTGTGAGCAAGGGGACCGTTTGCAGGGCTACGGATGGCTGATGCATGATGGCGTCTCTTTTGGAGTCCAGGAGATTCATGACCGCGATTTCACCCTCACAACAGAGTTTGTGAAGCGTATGGGTGGAGATCACGGTGGTGACTGGACATGGAGAATTACTGCAAAGCAACAT AGCTCTGCTGTCACGGCTCCAGTAATCTCACTGATGTTCTACGCTGCCACAGACGTTCAAGGTTCCTTGCAAGCTCACGTAGAAGAGAAAAATCACTTGAGTTCTGTTACAGGAACATCTGAAGAGCTAGGCAACTTCAAGATCACTTTTGGAAAACCCACTGCAGGGGAAGGTGCTGCTGGCAAATATGCCAA ATTTAATTACCTGAAGACCAGGAGCCCTGGCCTGGATAAACTGACGGATATAGCGAAGAACAGCCTAAAccacaagttcattttcagtCCTCCAAAAGGTGAAAAAAGATCATATTTCGCTCTGGACTCTCACAAAGTCACCACCCATCACAATCAGCAGCACGATCCCAAGATGGAGAGCGACTTTGTTGTGCATCAGGTGACCGTTCAGACACCTTTTCAAATCGAAGTTTTGTTTGAATCTGGAAGCTTCCGCGACCGGCCGAATCAGCTCGCGGGCTCTGTTCTCACAGATGAGCTGGAGAGGCGTAAGGTGGCATTCGATGAGAAGTTCGAGGGTACCTTTGGCCTCCAAGCAAAAGAGTTCACATCATCACAGATCAAATTCGCCAAGGCAGCTTTTAGCAACATGCTTGGTGGTATGGGATATTTTTACGGCCAGTCGGTCGTACAGTCGGTTTACAACGAGCATCCCTTGCTTTATCCCGAAAGCCCACTTTTCACGGCGGTTCCATCTCGCTCTTTCTTTCCAAGGGGCTTTCTCTGGGACGAAGGTTTTCACCAGCTCCTTCTGAGCAAATGGGACCCTCCGTTATCACTGGAGGTCATAGCACACTGGCTCGATCTCATCAACGTCGAAGGCTGGATCCCACGTGAGCAGATCTTGGACGACGAGGCACGCAGCAAAGTACCATCCGAGTTTATAGTGCAGCACAATGAAAATGCCAACCCGCCCACGCTGTTCCTGGTTCTGCAACAGCTGGTGGAGCAACTGCAGACCGACCCAGATAGGCTGTCCTCTCACCTTCCTGTATTGAGAAGGCTTTACCCAAGACTGCAGACGTGGTTCGAGTGGTTTAACACCACCCAAGCTGGACCCGTGGCTAATTCCTACCGTTGGCGAGGGAGGGACAAAGACACCAATCTTTTTCTAAATCCCAAGACCCTGACGTCTGGTCTGGATGACTACCCACGGGCTTCCCACCCCTCATCTGAGGAGAGGCACGTGGATTTGTATTGCTGGATGGCCTTGGCCTCTGGGATTATGGAAAATGTGGCGAGAATACTTGGGGAACCCCATAAGGTATACGAGAACACCCATCTAACCCTCAGCAATAATGAGCTGTTAAATGAGCTGCACTGGTCCGATAGTCTGCAGGCTTTCAGCGATTATGGCAACCACACCCAAGCTGTGTCACTTCAGCAGGAAAAGGTATATGTGCCCCCCGGACAACCACGGCACCAGTTTCCGGTTACCCGACTGGTTCGTTCAGTTCGCAGGGCTCCCAAACTGCAGTATGTGAATGCGTTAGGCTATGTTAGCCTTTTCCCTTTCTTGCTTCATATTCTGACACCAGACTCTCCTAAACTGGAGCATATTTTACGAGACATTCAAGATCCAGAACGCCTTTGGACGTCCTACGGTCTGCGTTCGCTCTCGCGGGCAGATCCTCTCTATATGAAGAGGAACACGGAACATGACGCCCCCTACTGGCGAGGTCCCATTTGGATCAACATCAACTACCTGGCTGTTAGAGCACTGCATCACTATGGCAACATTGAAGGGCCATACAAGGAGAAAGCATCTGCCATCTATCAAGAGCTCAGGACTAACcttattcaaaatgtttacaagCAGTATCTGGAAACTGGATACATATGGGAACAATACAGCGATAGCACTGGAAGGGGACAAGGTAGCCACCCCTTTACAGGCTGGTCAGCTCTGACTGTACTAATAATGGCCGAAAAATACTGA